One part of the Vidua chalybeata isolate OUT-0048 chromosome 11, bVidCha1 merged haplotype, whole genome shotgun sequence genome encodes these proteins:
- the SIAH1 gene encoding E3 ubiquitin-protein ligase SIAH1 isoform X1 produces the protein MTGRSASSGPYSWKGVWSACLPGSKTCKGKEMSRQTATALPTGTSKCTPSQRVPALTGTTASNNDLASLFECPVCFDYVLPPILQCQSGHLVCSNCRPKLTCCPTCRGPLGSIRNLAMEKVANSVLFPCKYASSGCEITLPHTEKADHEELCEFRPYSCPCPGASCKWQGSLDAVMPHLMHQHKSITTLQGEDIVFLATDINLPGAVDWVMMQSCFGFHFMLVLEKQEKYDGHQQFFAIVQLIGTRKQAENFAYRLELNGHRRRLTWEATPRSIHEGIATAIMNSDCLVFDTSIAQLFAENGNLGINVTISMC, from the exons ATGACGGGCAGATCTGCCTCCAGCGGGCCGTATTCCTGGAAGGGCGTCTGGTCTGCGTGCTTGCCGGGGAGTAAAACCTGCAAGGGGAAAG AAATGAGCCGTCAGACCGCTACAGCACTACCCACAGGTACCTCCAAGTGCACGCCATCGCAGAGGGTGCCCGCGCTGACGGGCACCACAGCTTCCAACAATGACTTGGCCAGTCTCTTTGAGTGTCCCGTGTGCTTTGACTATGTGCTGCCACCCATCCTGCAGTGTCAGAGTGGCCATCTGGTCTGTAGCAACTGTCGCCCCAAACTCACGTGCTGCCCCACTTGCCGAGGCCCGCTGGGCTCCATCCGTAACCTGGCTATGGAGAAAGTTGCCAATTCCGTACTATTCCCGTGTAAATACGCCTCTTCCGGCTGCGAGATAACTTTGccacacacagaaaaagcagacCATGAGGAGCTGTGTGAGTTTAGGCCTTACtcttgtccctgtcccggtgCTTCATGTAAATGGCAAGGCTCTCTGGATGCTGTCATGCCGCACCTGATGCATCAGCATAAGTCAATTACAACGCTGCAGGGAGAAGATATAGTGTTCCTGGCCACGGACATTAATCTTCCTGGTGCTGTTGACTGGGTTATGATGCAGTCTTGTTTTGGCTTTCATTTCATGCTAGTGttggagaaacaggaaaagtatGATGGTCACCAGCAGTTCTTTGCAATTGTACAGCTGATAGGAACACGCAAGCAAGCAGAAAACTTTGCTTATCGACTCGAGCTAAACGGGCATAGGCGGCGATTGACTTGGGAAGCAACTCCTCGATCCATTCATGAGGGAATTGCAACAGCCATTATGAATAGTGACTGCCTAGTCTTTGACACCAGCATTGCACAGCTCTTTGCAGAAAATGGCAATTTAGGCATCAACGTAACTATATCCATGTGTTGA
- the SIAH1 gene encoding E3 ubiquitin-protein ligase SIAH1 isoform X2: protein MSRQTATALPTGTSKCTPSQRVPALTGTTASNNDLASLFECPVCFDYVLPPILQCQSGHLVCSNCRPKLTCCPTCRGPLGSIRNLAMEKVANSVLFPCKYASSGCEITLPHTEKADHEELCEFRPYSCPCPGASCKWQGSLDAVMPHLMHQHKSITTLQGEDIVFLATDINLPGAVDWVMMQSCFGFHFMLVLEKQEKYDGHQQFFAIVQLIGTRKQAENFAYRLELNGHRRRLTWEATPRSIHEGIATAIMNSDCLVFDTSIAQLFAENGNLGINVTISMC, encoded by the coding sequence ATGAGCCGTCAGACCGCTACAGCACTACCCACAGGTACCTCCAAGTGCACGCCATCGCAGAGGGTGCCCGCGCTGACGGGCACCACAGCTTCCAACAATGACTTGGCCAGTCTCTTTGAGTGTCCCGTGTGCTTTGACTATGTGCTGCCACCCATCCTGCAGTGTCAGAGTGGCCATCTGGTCTGTAGCAACTGTCGCCCCAAACTCACGTGCTGCCCCACTTGCCGAGGCCCGCTGGGCTCCATCCGTAACCTGGCTATGGAGAAAGTTGCCAATTCCGTACTATTCCCGTGTAAATACGCCTCTTCCGGCTGCGAGATAACTTTGccacacacagaaaaagcagacCATGAGGAGCTGTGTGAGTTTAGGCCTTACtcttgtccctgtcccggtgCTTCATGTAAATGGCAAGGCTCTCTGGATGCTGTCATGCCGCACCTGATGCATCAGCATAAGTCAATTACAACGCTGCAGGGAGAAGATATAGTGTTCCTGGCCACGGACATTAATCTTCCTGGTGCTGTTGACTGGGTTATGATGCAGTCTTGTTTTGGCTTTCATTTCATGCTAGTGttggagaaacaggaaaagtatGATGGTCACCAGCAGTTCTTTGCAATTGTACAGCTGATAGGAACACGCAAGCAAGCAGAAAACTTTGCTTATCGACTCGAGCTAAACGGGCATAGGCGGCGATTGACTTGGGAAGCAACTCCTCGATCCATTCATGAGGGAATTGCAACAGCCATTATGAATAGTGACTGCCTAGTCTTTGACACCAGCATTGCACAGCTCTTTGCAGAAAATGGCAATTTAGGCATCAACGTAACTATATCCATGTGTTGA